A region of the Microbacterium sp. SL75 genome:
GGTGACGGGCAGGTTGTACTGCTCGACCCACTCGTGCTCGAGGGAACGGGCGCCGGAGGTTCCGGCGAGCAGGGCGGACCAACTCTCGGGTGCCGTGCCGCCGATGGGCGAAGTGGCTCCGATGCCGGTGACGACGATGCGGGGTGTGCTCATGAGCGAGAAATCCTTGGTGCGGCCGACAGGTCGTGACCGGTGGGGGCCGGAGCCCCCACCGGGAGGTGTCAGGACTGGTTCGACGTGATGAAGGTCACGGCGTCGCCGACGGTCTTGAGGTTCTTGACCTCGTCGTCGGGAATGGTGACGCCGAACTTCTCCTCGGCGTTGACCACGATCGTCATCATCGAGATGGAGTCGATGTCGAGGTCGTCGGTGAAGGACTTCTCGAGCGCGACCTCGTCGGCCGAAATGCCCGTCTCGTCGGTGATGAGCTCGGCAAGGCCGGCGAGAACCTCGTCGTTGGTGAATGCCATGATGTCTCCTGTTTCTTGGGGGCGGGGCCTGTCGGGCCCCGATTAGTCTAGAGTTCGACGGCGCTGCGTCAGGGCAGCACGACGACCTGCGCGCCGAACACCAGTCCGGCTCCGAAGC
Encoded here:
- a CDS encoding acyl carrier protein, which gives rise to MAFTNDEVLAGLAELITDETGISADEVALEKSFTDDLDIDSISMMTIVVNAEEKFGVTIPDDEVKNLKTVGDAVTFITSNQS